One genomic region from Prunus persica cultivar Lovell chromosome G3, Prunus_persica_NCBIv2, whole genome shotgun sequence encodes:
- the LOC18782301 gene encoding 4-hydroxyphenylpyruvate dioxygenase, translating into MKASLTRLFHYHPVQPPISTHVSRQSDNSTHAACQLTFLSKSTVSHCYMILCSPPTTTTATATTTASSIMGQENDSQLNLVGFSNFVRSNPRSDRFKVHRFHHVEFWCTDATNSALRFSWGLGMPMVAKSDLSTGNQTHASYLLRSGDLNFLFTAPYSPTLTRTDDPTRPNNSTASIPTFDHSASRDFSSRHGLGVRAVAIQVDDAVSAFTTSVAHGAKPSAPPILLGNRVTVAEVQLYGDVVLRYVSYSNSSDVSDSNPDLWFLPGFEAMTSSFPLDFGLRRLDHAVGNVEDLKSAVSYVKGFTGFHEFAEFTAEDVGTSESGLNSVVLANNEEMVLFPMNEPVYGTKRKSQIQTYLEHNEGAGVQHLALVSEDIFKTLREMRSRSGIGGFQFMPSPPPTYYRNLKKRAGDVLTDDQIKECEELGILVDRDDQGTLLQIFTKPVGDRPTIFVEIIQRVGCMLKDEEGKVHQKGGCGGFGKGNFSELFKSIEEYEKTLEARQIAEPAAA; encoded by the exons ATGAAGGCCAGTCTCACACGTCTGTTCCACTATCACCCTGTACAACCACCCATATCCACCCACGTGTCAAGACAATCAGATAACTCCACCCATGCCGCGTGTCAGCTCACCTTCCTCTCCAAGTCCACTGTCAGTCACTGCTATATGATCCTATGTTCAccccccaccaccaccaccgcgACCGCCACTACGACAGCAAGCAGCATCATGGGCCAGGAAAACGACAGCCAATTGAACCTCGTGGGCTTCTCCAACTTCGTTCGGTCCAATCCCCGGTCCGACCGGTTCAAGGTCCACCGGTTCCACCACGTCGAGTTCTGGTGCACCGACGCCACCAACTCCGCCCTCCGATTCTCGTGGGGCCTCGGCATGCCCATGGTAGCCAAATCAGACCTCTCCACAGGCAATCAAACCCATGCCTCCTACCTCCTCCGCTCCGGCGACCTCAACTTCCTCTTCACCGCCCCGTACTCCCCCACCCTGACCCGGACCGATGATCCGACCAGGCCCAACAACTCCACCGCCTCCATCCCCACCTTCGACCACTCCGCTTCCCGGGACTTCTCCTCCCGCCACGGCCTCGGCGTCCGCGCCGTCGCCATCCAAGTCGATGACGCTGTTTCTGCCTTCACCACCAGCGTCGCCCACGGCGCCAAACCCTCCGCCCCGCCGATCCTCCTCGGCAACCGCGTCACCGTCGCCGAGGTCCAGCTCTACGGCGATGTTGTTCTGCGCTACGTGAGCTACTCTAACTCTAGTGACGTCTCCGACTCGAACCCGGACCTCTGGTTCCTCCCCGGATTCGAAGCCATGACGTCGTCATTTCCTCTCGACTTCGGGCTCCGCCGTCTGGACCACGCCGTAGGCAACGTGGAGGATCTGAAATCGGCGGTGTCGTACGTGAAAGGCTTCACCGGGTTTCACGAGTTCGCCGAGTTCACGGCGGAGGACGTCGGGACGAGCGAGAGCGGGCTAAACTCCGTCGTTTTGGCGAACAACGAAGAGATGGTTCTGTTTCCGATGAACGAGCCGGTATACGGGACGAAGAGGAAGAGTCAGATTCAGACGTACTTGGAACACAACGAAGGCGCTGGAGTTCAGCACCTGGCTCTGGTCAGCGAAGACATATTCAAGACGCTGAGGGAGATGAGGAGCCGGAGCGGCATCGGAGGGTTCCAATTCATGCCGTCGCCGCCGCCGACGTATTACAGGAACTTGAAGAAGAGGGCTGGGGACGTGTTGACGGATGATCAGATCAAGGAGTGTGAGGAGTTGGGGATTTTGGTGGACAGGGACGACCAGGGCACTCTGCTTCAGATTTTCACAAAGCCTGTTGGAGATAG GCCAACCATATTCGTAGAGATCATTCAGAGAGTAGGGTGCATGCTTAAGGATGAGGAAGGGAAGGTTCACCAGAAGGGTGGATGTGGTGGGTTTGGGAAAGGTAACTTCTCCGAGCTCTTCAAATCCATCGAGGAATACGAAAAGACTCTCGAAGCCAGACAAATTGCAGAGCCAGCGGCTGCTTGA
- the LOC18783707 gene encoding switch-associated protein 70: MATNGAPPRAADAENSLEKIKRHLASGSGRNLLQGPLLKRSETLRKWNERWVILDPTTGRMEYKIRRNEPTVKGTILFDANSTITLSPVNFHGMQKYDGCCFYIGTPQKKDYFLCAETPGAARAWVSTLQATQLVLKAHKEAVNSLSGNGSAKLGTVAAVVAAANSTALESSKDIEAAMHISLRNALGVITNKPTDGPMDDFAIMKETLRVKDDELQNLARDLRARDSTIKEIAEKLTETAEAAEAAASAAHTIDEQRRIVCAEIERLKKDSDKQLESSMLKLKDSEEKAMALSKERDQLIRQRDSALQEAHMWRSELAKARERVVILEAAVVRAEEKVRVAEADAEARIKEAVQKESAALKDKQELLVYVNKLQAQLQRHHIDTKQVFEEKSESGNTPLTKHVDLSEENVDKACLSVSRTVPVPGESVVHMAGDQVNHRPAVDGEWSDIQAQDARIADVREIAPESEASSLDIPVVSQPAGNQHEQGGNSFHQP; the protein is encoded by the exons ATGGCCACCAATGGTGCCCCTCCG AGAGCTGCGGACGCAGAGAATAGCTTGGAGAAGATCAAGCGTCATCTGGCTTCGGGTTCTGGCCGGAACTTGTTGCAGGGCCCGCTTCTCAAGCGATCCGAGACG CTGAGAAAATGGAACGAGCGGTGGGTGATCTTAGACCCGACAACAGGGAGAATGGAATACAA gaTTAGGAGAAATGAACCGACTGTCAAGGGAACCATTCTCTTTGATGCAAATAGCACAATCACCCTTTCTCCAGTGAACTTCCA TGGGATGCAAAAGTATGATGGCTGCTGTTTCT ATATTGGGACCCCACAGAAAAAAGACTACTTCCTTTGTGCAGAGACTCCTGgtgcagctagagcatgggtATCAACACTACA AGCAACACAATTGGTTTTAAAGGCCCATAAAGAAGCTGTGAATTCCTTGAGTGGCAATGGTTCTGCGAAACTGGGAACGGTTGCAGCAGTTGTTGCTGCTGCCAATTCGACTGCTTTGGAGAGTTCTAAGGATATTGAAGCAGCAATGCATATTTCTTTGAGAAATGCTTTGGGAGTGATAACGAATAAGCCAACTGATGGTCCAATGGATGATTTTGCAATTATGAAG GAGACATTACGGGTCAAAGATGACGAACTACAAAATTTGGCTAGGGACCTTCGTGCACGCGACTCAACAATTAAAGAAATAGCAGAAAAATTAACTGAGACTGCTGAAGCTGCTGAGGCTGCAGCCTCTGCAGCTCATACGATTGATGAACAAAGGAGAATTGTTTGTGCAGAAATTGAGCGCTTAAAAAAAGATTCAGATAAGCAGCTGGAATCTTCCATGTTAAAG CTAAAAGATTCTGAAGAAAAGGCTATGGCCTTAAGCAAAGAAAGAGACCAATTGATCAGGCAGAGAGATTCTGCTCTTCAGGAGGCACACATGTGGCGTTCTGAGCTTGCAAAAGCTAGAGAGCGTGTTGTGATATTAGAAGCAGCTGTCGTGAGAGCAGAGGAGAAGGTTAGGGTTGCAGAGGCAGATGCTGAAGCTAGAATAAAGGAGGCTGTGCAGAAAGAATCAGCTGCGCTGAAGGACAAGCAAGAGCTCCTGGTCTATGTGAATAAGTTGCAAGCACAGCTTCAAAG ACATCACATTGATACGAAGCAAGTGTTTGAGGAGAAGTCTGAGTCTGGCAATACACCCCTGACTAAACATGTAGACTTGTCTGAAGAAAATGTTGATAAAGCATGCCTCAGTGTTTCTAGAACAGTCCCAGTACCAGGGGAGAGTGTAGTTCACATGGCTGGGGATCAGGTCAACCACCGGCCAGCTGTAGATGGTGAATGGAGTGACATTCAGGCTCAAGATGCAAGGATAGCTGATGTAAGAGAAATTGCCCCCGAGTCAGAAGCAAGTAGCTTGGATATTCCTGTTGTTAGCCAACCAGCTGGTAACCAACATGAACAAGGAGGGAACTCTTTTCATCAGCCTTGA
- the LOC18782178 gene encoding uncharacterized protein LOC18782178, whose protein sequence is MASDDVSESMQLVLGKDEFEDFEVTEVDGALLWDLLEELENEEEVKKDGKIGDVDDANSMTDGQVSVEQHDEICTPDLKSGDVDMAETNPSSYEMEAWFADDTVGMVDFGCVVGDFPQLHNGVHIGASCNEITYNCLWGDT, encoded by the coding sequence ATGGCCTCTGATGATGTATCAGAAAGCATGCAGCTTGTTCTTGGTAAAGATGAATTTGAAGACTTTGAGGTCACAGAAGTTGATGGAGCCCTCCTCTGGGACTTGCTTGAAGAGTTGGAGAATGAGGAGGAGGTGAAGAAGGATGGGAAAATAGGGGATGTTGATGATGCTAATAGCATGACAGATGGGCAGGTTTCAGTGGAGCAGCATGATGAGATTTGCACCCCTGACTTAAAGTCGGGAGATGTAGACATGGCGGAGACAAACCCATCATCATATGAAATGGAAGCTTGGTTTGCAGATGACACGGTGGGAATGGTGGATTTTGGTTGTGTCGTTGGAGATTTTCCACAGTTGCATAATGGTGTTCATATTGGAGCCTCCTGCAATGAAATAACTTACAATTGCTTGTGGGGAGATACTTGA
- the LOC18784349 gene encoding LOW QUALITY PROTEIN: transcription factor JUNGBRUNNEN 1 (The sequence of the model RefSeq protein was modified relative to this genomic sequence to represent the inferred CDS: deleted 1 base in 1 codon) → MDVAKVMRNSSDQKVKEDDEEIMLPGFRFHPTDEELVGFYLKKKVEKKPISMELIKQIDIYKYDPWDLPKVSTVGDKECYFFCRRGRKYRNSIRPNRVTGSGFWKATGIDKPIYSVKEPLECIGLKKSLVYYRGSAGKGTKTDWMMNEFRLPPHGHGKTTNFLNAKDITQEAEVWTLCRIFKRIPSYKKYTPDDWKEGNTKQNPTDSSSKTCSFESENYCGEPHVSPQESVVMQRIERSSSKPVRVDEQVDETNQWFKFVEETPYATSYSSLRDIPSDNDFFINGNWDELRPVVQLAVDPSSQVYDCID, encoded by the exons atggacgTGGCGAAGGTGATGAGAAATTCTTCAGATCAGAAGGTTAAGGAGGATGATGAGGAAATCATGCTTCCAGGGTTTAGATTTCATCCAACTGATGAGGAGCTTGTTGGGttttatttaaagaagaaGGTGGAGAAGAAACCCATTAGCATGGAGCTCATTAAACAGATTGATATCTACAAATATGATCCTTGGGATCTTCCAA AAGTAAGCACTGTGGGGGATAAAGAGTGCTACTTCTTTTGCAGAAGAGGGAGAAAATACAGGAACAGCATAAGGCCTAACAGAGTGACGGGTTCTGGATTTTGGAAAGCGACTGGCATTGACAAGCCCATATATTCAGTGAAAGAGCCCCTCGAGTGCATTGGCCTCAAGAAATCATTAGTCTACTACCGTGGGAGTGCTGGCAAAGGCACCAAAACTGATTGGATGATGAATGAGTTTCGCCTTCCACCTCACGGCCATGGGAAAACTACCAACTTCCTCAATGCTAAGGACATTACACAAGAAGCT GAAGTTTGGACACTCTGCAGAATTTTCAAACGAATCCCATCTTACAAAAAGTACACACCAGATGACTGGAAAGAAGGCAACACCAAACAAAACCCTACCGATTCAAGTTCTAAAACATGCAGCTTCGAATCTGAGAACTACTGCGGCGAGCCACACGTGAGCCCTCAAGAGTCGGTCGTCATGCAACGCATTGAAAGATCATCATCAAAACCAGTTCGTGTGGACGAACAAGTTGATGAAACAAATCAGTGGTTTAAATTTGTAGAGGAGACTCCATATGCAACATCTTATTCAAGCTTGAGGGATATTCCAAGCGACAACGATTTCTTTATAAATGGAAACTGGGATGAGCTGAGACCAGTGGTGCAGCTGGCTGTTGATCCATCT TCCCAAGTTTATGACTGTATAGATTAG
- the LOC18783070 gene encoding glutathione S-transferase F9 produces the protein MVVKVYGSVDASPQRVLACLVEKEIDFEIIPIDLFKGEHKDPEFLKLQPFGQVPVIQDGDYTLYESRAIMRYYAEKFKSQGTELLGKTIEERGLVEQWLEVEAQRFHPPVYKLVVHILLASALGFPSDPKIIQESEAKLGKVLDIYEERLSKSKYLAGDFFSLADLSHLPFNQHLVADLGKEHMIRDRKHVSAWWDDIGNRPSWKKVLQLGVFELPK, from the exons ATGGTGGTGAAGGTGTATGGCTCCGTCGACGCTTCCCCACAGCGTGTGCTGGCTTGCCTTGTGGAGAAAGAGATCGACTTTGAGATCATCCCCATTGATCTCTTCAAGGGGGAGCACAAGGACCCTGAGTTCCTCAAATTACAG CCCTTTGGACAAGTTCCTGTCATTCAAGATGGGGACTATACCCTGTATG AATCGCGTGCAATCATGAGATACTACGCAGAAAAATTCAAGTCCCAGGGTACTGAGTTGCTGGGAAAGACAATTGAGGAAAGAGGGCTTGTGGAACAATGGCTAGAGGTTGAAGCACAAAGATTCCACCCTCCAGTCTACAAGTTAGTCGTTCACATTCTGCTTGCCTCAGCGTTGGGTTTTCCTTCAGATCCCAAGATCATTCAAGAGAGCGAAGCAAAGCTGGGGAAGGTGTTGGACATTTATGAGGAGAGGCTCTCAAAGAGCAAGTACTTGGCTGGTGATTTCTTCAGCCTTGCTGATCTTAGCCACCTTCCGTTTAACCAGCACTTGGTGGCTGATTTGGGGAAGGAGCATATGATCAGGGACAGAAAACATGTCTCTGCTTGGTGGGATGATATCGGCAACAGGCCATCTTGGAAAAAAGTCCTCCAGCTTGGGGTGTTTGAATTGCCGAAATGA
- the LOC18782093 gene encoding anaphase-promoting complex subunit 5 has translation MAGIVKPPGAFAVTPHKVSVCILLQVYAPAAQISVPFPFSTVNQHNRLGLFLLSLTKSYDDIFEPKLDELIHQLRGIGGLLNYWLTDHLTSKLLALSSPDDLFNFFSDMRGILGGPEAGVLEDDQVILDPNSHLGMFLRRCILAFNLLSFEGACHLLTSIGMYCKEAISSCPPYEAPHLDDSSNDLETPPEYENMELENLVFEKVTEEIEARERAGGRVSFHLHAPQALVGLVEDIEVPGDPEFKHGGKLREACHYAHPTSNTLRDLDPSGGIFLRTNWQIQGFLQEQADALEKQGSSFSLNDFELMLRQLQKLAPELHRVHFLRYLNGLYHDDCIAALENVHRYFDYSAGIEGFDFVPPASGCNTFGRYEIALLCLGMMHFHFGHPKQALEVLTEAVHFSQLQSNDTCLAYTLAAICNLLSETGISSTTGILGSSYSPLTRIGISLSVQQQLFVLLRGSLKRAENLKLKRLVASNHLAMAKFDLTHVQRPLVSFGPKASMKLRTSPINVCKELRLSSQLISEFGSETSSMTTDGAFSTAWLKNLQKPMDSQVLSQESGSGSNNAFQFCAQPSSVPASVLQLVGSSYLLRATAWEIYGSSSLARFNALVHATCFPDVSSSSDTALAYLKLIQHLAVFKGYKEAFAALKIAAEKFLSVSKSRILLLKLQLLHERALHRGHLKLAQQVCDELGVLASSVTGVDMELKTEASLRNARTLLAANQFSEAAAVAHSLFCMCYKFNMQVENASVLLLLAEIHKKSGNAVLGLPYALASLSFCQSFNLDLLKASATLTLAELWLSLGSNHAKRALSLVHGAFPMILGQGGLELRARAFIVEAKCYLSDPSFSVFEDSDIVLDPLRQASDELQLLEYHELAAEAFYLTAMVFDKLGRLEDREDAAASFKKHILALENPQDEEDPLANIF, from the exons ATGGCCGGGATTGTGAAACCGCCGGGGGCTTTCGCAGTGACGCCACACAAGGTCTCAGTCTGCATATTGCTTCAGGTCTACGCGCCGGCCGCTCAAATCTCAGTCCCCTTCCCTTTCTCCACCGTCAATCAGCACAACCGCCTCGGCCTCTTCTTGTTGTCTCTCACTAAG TCTTATGATGATATTTTTGAGCCCAAATTGGATGAGCTTATACATCAATTGAGGGGGATTGGGGGCTTATTGAACTATTGGTTAACCGACCATTTAACCAGTAAGCTGTTGGCTCTGTCTTCGCCGGATGATTTGTTTAACTTCTTTAGTGATATGCGAG gaATCCTTGGCGGTCCCGAAGCAGGTGTTCTGGAAGATGACCAAGTCATTTTGGATCCAAATAGTCACCTGGGGATGTTTCTTCGTCGTTGCATACTTGCGTTTAATCTTTTATCCTTTGAG GGTGCATGCCATCTTTTGACAAGTATAGGGATGTACTGTAAAGAAGCTATCTCAAGTTGTCCTCCGTATGAGGCACCTCACTTAGATGATTCTAGTAATGATTTAGAAACACCTCCGGAATATGAAAACATGGAATTGGAGAATCTTGTTTTTGAGAAAGTCACTGAAGAAATCGAAGCAAGGGAAAGAGCTGGTGGAAGAGtttcttttcatcttcatGCACCCCAAGCACTTGTTGGATTGGTTGAAG ATATTGAGGTCCCTGGTGACCCAGAATTCAAACATGGCGGCAAACTTAGAGAAGCTTGTCATTATGCACATCCTACAAGCAATACATTAAGAGATCTTGATCCCAGTGGTGGCATATTCCTACGAACTAACTGGCAGATACAAGGATTTCTACAGGAGCAAGCTGATGCACTTGAAAA ACAGGGGAGCTCTTTCTCTTTAAATGATTTTGAACTTATGCTAAGGCAGCTTCAAAAACTGGCACCTGAGCTACATCGC GTTCACTTCTTGCGTTACTTGAATGGTTTGTATCATGATGATTGTATTGCTGCTTTGGAGAATGTTCACCGCTATTTTGATTACAG TGCAGGGATTGAaggatttgattttgttcCTCCTGCATCTGGTTGCAATACCTTTGGAAGATATGAAATTGCCTTGCTTTGTTTGGGAATGAtgcatttccattttgggCACCCGAAACAAGCTTTGGAG GTTTTGACTGAAGCagtacatttttctcaactg CAAAGTAATGACACATGTCTTGCTTACACCTTAGCGGCTATCTGCAATTTGTTGTCCGAAACTGGTATATCTAGTACAACTGGAATACTGGGCTCGTCATATTCCCCTTTGACCAGAATAGGCATTTCACTGTCTGTCCAGCAACAACTATTTGTTCTCTTAAGGGGGTCTCTGAAGAGGGCAGAAAATTTGAAGTTAAAGCGTTTAGTGGCGTCCAATCATCTTGCGATGGCTAAATTTGATTTAACG CATGTGCAAAGGCCTCTAGTTTCATTTGGTCCCAAGGCTTCAATGAAGCTTAGAACAAGTCCAATTAATGTTTGCAAG GAACTTAGATTGAGTTCTCAATTGATTAGTGAGTTTGGGTCCGAAACTTCTTCAATGACAACTGATGGTGCTTTTAGTACTGCATGGCTTAAGAACTTACAGAAGCCAATGGATTCACAAGTCTTGTCACAAGAAAGTGGATCAGGAAGCAATAATGCTTTCCAGTTCTGTGCACAACCAAGTTCTGTCCCTGCATCTGTGTTGCAATTAGTAGGCTCTTCATACTTACTTCGTGCCACTGCATGGGAAATATATGGCAG TTCCTCTCTTGCTAGATTTAATGCGCTTGTTCATGCAACTTGTTTTCCTGATGTTTCAAG TTCATCTGACACAGCATTAGCATATTTGAAGCTTATCCAACATCTAGCAGTTTTTAAAGGATACAAAG AGGCATTTGCTGCTCTTAAAATAGCTGCAGAGAAGTTTTTATCTGTCTCAAAATCACGAATCTTGTTACTAAAACTTCAGCTCCTCCATGAGCGTGCTCTACATAG AGGACATTTGAAGCTTGCCCAACAAGTATGTGATGAGCTTGGAGTCCTGGCATCATCTGTCACTGGTGTGGATATGGAATTGAAGACGGAAGCAAGCCTTCGAAATGCTCGTACTTTGCTTGCGGCAAATCAGTTCAGTGAG GCAGCAGCTGTAGCACACTCACTCTTTTGCATGTGTTACAAATTCAATATGCAAGTTGAAAATGCCAGTGTTCTTCTATTGCTAGCTGAAATCCACAAG aAATCAGGCAATGCTGTTTTAGGTCTTCCGTACGCATTGGCAAGCCTCTCATTTTGCCAGTCATTTAACTTGGATCTTCTTAAAGCATCAGCCACACTCACACTAGCCGAGTTGTGGCTATCACTTGGATCAAATCATGCAAAAAGGGCCTTGAGCCTTGTGCATGGGGCCTTTCCTATGATTCTTGGTCAAGGGGGTTTGGAGCTCCGTGCTCGGGCCTTCATTGTAGAAGCAAAATGCTATCTATCTGATCCAAGCTTTTCCG TTTTTGAAGATTCTGATATTGTGCTGGATCCTCTGAGACAAGCTTCAGATGAGCTTCAATTGCTGGAG TATCATGAATTGGCGGCGGAAGCGTTCTATTTAACGGCAATGGTCTTTGACAAACTGGGAAGACTAGAGGACAGAGAAGACGCTGCAGCTTCATTTAAGAAACACATTCTGGCCCTTGAGAATCCGCAAGATGAGGAAGATCCTCTCGCCAACATATTTTGA
- the LOC18782884 gene encoding GDSL esterase/lipase At2g42990 yields MANLYIPWIFLVQTLTLFAKCRGKVPAVIVFGDSSVDSGNNNFIPTIARSNFQPYGQDFPGGQPTGRFCNGRIPSDLISDGLGLKPTIPAYLDPIYNISDFATGVCFASAGTGYDNTTSDVARVIPLWKEVEYYEEYQKKLKAYLGNKKAKKLLSDALYLISIGTNDFLENYYTLPDRQSQFTVKQYENFLINLAADFVKKLYALGARRMSLAGLPPMGCLPLERTTNIMGLHACVEERNNVALEFNRKLKGMVAKLNKQLPGLEAVYGDVYYIFLQIITRPSVFGLEEARVGCCGTGRFEMSFLCNPHNPFTCQDANKYVFWDAFHPSEKTNQIISDNALKTYLAKFL; encoded by the exons ATGGCAAACTTGTACATTCCTTGGATTTTCTTAGTTCAAACACTAACACTATTTGCCAAATGCAGAGGTAAAGTTCCAGCAGTCATAGTGTTTGGAGATTCTTCTGTTGACTCAGGTAACAACAACTTCATTCCAACAATTGCCAGGAGCAACTTTCAGCCTTATGGTCAAGATTTTCCGGGAGGCCAACCCACGGGGCGGTTCTGCAACGGCCGAATTCCTTCTGACCTCATCTCTGATGGTCTAGGCCTTAAGCCAACCATACCTGCCTACTTGGATCCAATTTATAACATATCAGATTTTGCTACTGGTGTTTGCTTTGCTTCTGCAGGAACCGGCTATGATAACACAACTTCTGATGTTGCT CGTGTGATTCCACTGTGGAAGGAAGTAGAATACTACGAGGAATAccagaagaaattaaaagccTATCTTGGAAATAAGAAGGCAAAAAAATTACTAAGTGATGCTTTATATTTGATTAGCATAGGAACAAATGACTTCCTTGAAAACTACTATACATTACCGGACCGACAATCCCAGTTCACCGTGAAGCAGTACGAGAACTTCCTGATCAATCTTGCAGCAGATTTTGTGAAGAAACTATATGCTCTTGGGGCTCGGAGGATGTCCCTAGCAGGGCTTCCTCCAATGGGGTGTTTGCCATTGGAAAGGACCACAAATATCATGGGACTGCATGCATGTGTGGAGGAACGCAACAATGTGGCTTTGGAGTTTAATCGGAAGTTGAAGGGTATGGTGGCAAAGCTGAACAAGCAGCTTCCGGGGCTTGAGGCGGTATATGGAGATGTTTATTACATTTTCTTGCAAATCATAACAAGGCCTTCTGTTTTTG GATTGGAGGAAGCAAGAGTGGGATGCTGTGGCACGGGGAGATTTGAGATGAGTTTCCTATGTAATCCACATAATCCCTTTACGTGCCAAGACGCAAATAAGTACGTATTTTGGGATGCCTTCCATCCTTCAGAGAAAACCAATCAAATCATCTCAGATAATGCTCTTAAAACTTATTTAGCAAAGTTTCTTTGA